The following proteins come from a genomic window of Mariniflexile sp. TRM1-10:
- a CDS encoding efflux RND transporter permease subunit produces the protein MQEGISGKIAHFFINSKLTILLMIGLMIIGIYSSFLIPREEEPQINVPMADIMVGYPGANPGEVESRVIKPLEKIISNIKGVEHIHSMAMNGQAVMVVQFYVGEDTERSYVKLYDELMKHKNMFPEGVYQPIVKTRSIDDVPMLGLTLWSENYDDYQLRQIAEELISEIEKVKDVSITKVIGGRNRELKVSLDKDKMAESGVDALGIIQMVKANNSSSQSGSFVNNDTEYLITTGRFLETKEDVEDLVIGVNQNMPVYLKQVAAITDGPSSPKSYVSFGFGQANDGFKDFKSEYPAVTISISKVKGADAMKISEKILTHMDGLKSTLIPSDVHVDVTRNYGETASDKVGELLLHLGVAILAVTILVMLAMGWRGGLVVFFSVPLTFALTLFAYYMLGYTLNRITLFALVFVVGIVVDDSIIIAENMHRHFKMKRLPFKQAAIYAINEVGNPTILATFTVIAAILPMAFVSGMMGPYMSPMPIGASIAMILSLFVALTVTPYLGYHLLQEKAGQTHKEEAGLETSKIYKIYKKIEQPFLNSSKKRHVMFAITALLLVGSVLMFFTKSVAVKMLPFDNKNEFQVVIDMPEGTTLERTAVVTQEIAHYLKTVPEVVDYQNYVGASAPITFNGLVRHYDLRGGSNMADIQVNLLHKEDRELQSHDIAKKVRPNIQKIAKKYHANVKIVEVPPGPPVLSTLVAEVYGPDYDEQIKVAQQVKNILEHTVDVVDTDWMVEANQVEYRLVVDKEKAMLNGIAPQQVVGNLTYLLQEYPIANIYDETSNDQVSIVLSLDDKDKTSLQDIQNLKIKGNRGHVIPVSDLVSVKKETLEKTIYRKDQKRVVYVLADMAGALESPVYAILGMNEKLQKIKLPKGYEINELYMDSPTEETDFTVKWDGEWQITLEVFRDLGTAFLIVIVIIYMLIVGWFQNFKTPLVMMVAIPLSLVGIVLGHWILGAFFTATSFIGMIALAGVMVRNSVLLIDFIEIRLNDGIPLKQAILDAGAVRTTPILLTTGAVVIGASIILFDPIFQGLAISLVAGAIVSTLLTLIVVPLIYYITERKKWEH, from the coding sequence ATGCAAGAAGGAATTTCAGGTAAAATTGCCCATTTTTTCATCAACTCAAAACTTACCATTTTGTTGATGATTGGCTTGATGATTATTGGTATATATAGTTCATTTCTTATTCCTAGAGAGGAAGAACCACAAATAAATGTGCCTATGGCCGACATTATGGTTGGTTATCCAGGAGCAAATCCGGGCGAGGTTGAAAGTCGGGTTATAAAACCTTTAGAAAAGATTATTTCAAACATTAAAGGTGTTGAACATATTCATAGTATGGCTATGAATGGTCAAGCGGTTATGGTGGTTCAATTTTATGTTGGTGAAGATACAGAGCGCTCTTATGTAAAACTATATGATGAGTTGATGAAGCACAAAAATATGTTTCCTGAAGGTGTTTACCAACCTATAGTTAAAACACGTTCTATTGATGATGTGCCCATGCTCGGATTAACCCTTTGGAGTGAAAACTATGATGATTATCAATTGCGTCAAATTGCTGAAGAATTAATTTCGGAAATTGAAAAAGTAAAAGATGTTTCCATTACTAAAGTTATTGGTGGTAGAAATAGGGAATTAAAAGTGTCTTTAGATAAAGATAAAATGGCAGAAAGTGGCGTGGATGCTTTGGGCATTATACAAATGGTAAAAGCCAACAACAGCAGCTCACAATCCGGCAGTTTTGTTAATAATGATACGGAGTATTTAATTACTACCGGACGCTTTTTGGAAACCAAGGAGGATGTTGAAGATTTAGTGATTGGCGTTAATCAAAATATGCCTGTTTATTTAAAACAAGTGGCTGCTATTACTGACGGTCCTTCATCACCGAAAAGTTATGTGTCTTTTGGTTTTGGGCAAGCTAATGATGGTTTTAAAGACTTTAAATCAGAATATCCTGCTGTTACCATTTCAATTTCAAAAGTAAAAGGGGCAGACGCCATGAAAATATCTGAAAAGATATTAACGCATATGGATGGATTAAAATCGACTTTAATTCCAAGTGATGTCCATGTTGATGTGACACGTAATTATGGTGAAACCGCATCAGATAAAGTAGGTGAGTTGTTATTGCATTTAGGCGTTGCCATATTGGCTGTAACTATTTTGGTCATGTTGGCGATGGGTTGGCGAGGTGGATTGGTGGTATTTTTCTCGGTACCATTAACCTTTGCATTGACCTTATTTGCTTATTATATGCTGGGTTACACATTAAATAGAATTACATTATTTGCTTTGGTATTTGTGGTTGGTATTGTGGTAGATGATAGTATCATTATTGCCGAAAATATGCACAGGCATTTTAAGATGAAGCGTTTACCATTTAAACAAGCTGCCATTTATGCCATCAATGAAGTAGGGAATCCGACCATACTGGCCACTTTTACAGTAATCGCCGCTATATTGCCAATGGCATTTGTGTCGGGGATGATGGGACCTTATATGAGTCCGATGCCTATTGGCGCATCTATTGCCATGATATTATCATTATTCGTTGCATTAACCGTAACGCCTTATTTAGGCTATCATTTATTGCAGGAAAAAGCGGGGCAAACCCATAAAGAAGAAGCAGGATTAGAAACAAGTAAAATCTACAAAATATATAAAAAAATTGAGCAGCCGTTTTTAAACAGTTCTAAAAAACGTCATGTCATGTTCGCCATTACTGCTTTACTGCTTGTTGGTTCCGTACTCATGTTTTTCACCAAGTCGGTTGCTGTTAAAATGTTGCCTTTTGATAACAAGAATGAATTTCAGGTAGTTATTGATATGCCAGAAGGCACCACTTTAGAAAGGACGGCCGTTGTTACCCAAGAAATTGCACACTACTTAAAAACCGTTCCTGAAGTTGTAGATTACCAAAATTATGTTGGAGCTTCTGCACCTATTACATTTAATGGTTTAGTACGTCATTACGATTTACGAGGCGGTAGCAATATGGCAGATATACAAGTAAATCTGTTACATAAGGAAGATAGGGAGTTACAAAGCCATGATATTGCAAAAAAGGTACGACCAAATATTCAAAAAATCGCTAAAAAATACCATGCCAATGTAAAAATCGTTGAGGTTCCACCAGGACCACCAGTGCTTTCTACATTAGTAGCTGAAGTTTATGGACCAGATTATGATGAGCAAATAAAAGTGGCCCAACAAGTTAAAAATATTTTAGAGCATACTGTTGATGTGGTTGATACCGATTGGATGGTTGAAGCGAATCAAGTTGAATACCGTCTGGTGGTAGATAAAGAAAAAGCCATGCTTAATGGTATTGCTCCGCAGCAAGTGGTTGGAAACTTAACATATTTACTTCAAGAATATCCTATAGCCAATATATATGACGAAACATCAAACGACCAGGTAAGTATAGTGCTTTCTTTAGATGATAAAGATAAAACATCACTCCAGGATATTCAAAACCTGAAAATAAAAGGAAATCGAGGACATGTAATCCCTGTAAGTGATTTGGTGTCGGTTAAAAAAGAAACCTTAGAAAAAACTATTTACAGAAAAGATCAAAAACGTGTTGTTTATGTACTGGCAGATATGGCTGGTGCACTGGAAAGCCCTGTATATGCCATTTTAGGGATGAATGAAAAACTTCAGAAAATAAAATTGCCTAAAGGTTATGAAATTAACGAACTGTATATGGACTCACCTACCGAAGAAACAGATTTTACCGTGAAATGGGATGGCGAATGGCAAATTACTTTAGAAGTGTTTCGCGATTTAGGAACTGCATTTTTAATCGTTATAGTTATTATCTACATGTTAATTGTTGGCTGGTTTCAAAACTTTAAAACACCTTTGGTCATGATGGTTGCCATTCCGTTATCGTTAGTTGGAATTGTTCTTGGTCATTGGATTTTAGGAGCGTTCTTTACGGCGACGTCTTTTATTGGAATGATTGCCTTGGCGGGTGTTATGGTGAGGAATTCTGTTTTACTAATCGATTTTATTGAGATAAGATTAAACGATGGTATTCCTTTAAAGCAAGCTATTTTAGATGCGGGTGCCGTAAGAACAACACCTATTTTGTTAACTACAGGAGCAGTTGTTATTGGAGCGTCAATTATTTTATTTGACCCGATTTTTCAAGGTTTGGCTATATCATTAGTAGCTGGAGCTATTGTTTCTACGCTTCTTACTCTTATTGTAGTACCGCTGATTTATTACATCACTGAAAGAAAAAAATGGGAACATTAA
- a CDS encoding efflux RND transporter periplasmic adaptor subunit, whose protein sequence is MKTKHTIAFLAFTFLAVSCGSEEKKPIAGNPPIPVKVSTINENSNRPFLTASGTIQAVKSANLSTRMMGFITNTPVNVGDYVKTGQLLVAINNSDLQAKLSQVNAGISEATAAFTNAEKDYNRFKNLFAENSASQKEFDDITAHYNMAKARLEGAKQMKNEVDAQFAYANIRAPFDGVVTGKFIKNGDMANPGMPLIAIETPGKFEVVASVPESDISKINSGTPVNILVKSIGKAVEGKVTEVSSSAKNTGGQYMVKVALDKTDASILSGMFVTVQFPIKAQEKSEMVLIPNEVLVTKGQLSGIYTLSESHTALLRWLRLGRTFGDQVEVLSGLSSNERYIISADGKLFNGAKVIPSPAP, encoded by the coding sequence ATGAAAACTAAACATACAATAGCCTTTTTAGCATTCACATTTTTAGCAGTAAGCTGTGGTAGTGAAGAGAAAAAACCAATAGCAGGGAATCCGCCAATTCCGGTAAAAGTAAGCACAATAAATGAAAATAGTAACAGACCGTTTTTAACAGCTAGCGGAACCATACAAGCCGTTAAAAGTGCCAATTTAAGTACACGCATGATGGGTTTTATTACGAACACGCCTGTAAATGTTGGTGATTATGTAAAAACAGGTCAGTTACTAGTTGCTATTAATAATTCAGATTTACAAGCTAAACTGTCACAAGTTAATGCAGGCATATCAGAAGCGACAGCAGCCTTTACAAATGCTGAAAAAGATTATAACCGCTTTAAAAATTTGTTTGCAGAAAATAGCGCATCTCAAAAGGAATTTGATGACATAACAGCGCATTATAATATGGCTAAAGCCAGATTGGAAGGTGCAAAACAAATGAAAAATGAAGTAGATGCCCAATTTGCTTATGCTAACATTCGTGCGCCTTTTGATGGTGTTGTTACAGGTAAATTCATTAAAAATGGTGATATGGCAAACCCAGGAATGCCTTTAATAGCTATAGAGACACCAGGGAAATTTGAAGTGGTGGCTAGTGTGCCAGAAAGTGACATTTCAAAAATTAATTCAGGAACTCCTGTCAATATCCTTGTAAAATCAATTGGCAAAGCGGTTGAAGGTAAGGTTACCGAAGTAAGTAGTTCTGCAAAAAATACGGGTGGACAATATATGGTGAAAGTGGCTTTAGATAAAACAGACGCTTCAATCCTATCCGGCATGTTTGTAACGGTTCAATTTCCAATTAAGGCTCAAGAAAAATCTGAAATGGTTTTGATACCTAATGAAGTGCTTGTTACTAAAGGTCAACTTTCTGGAATTTATACGCTTAGTGAAAGTCATACGGCGTTATTACGTTGGTTGCGCTTAGGTAGAACGTTTGGTGATCAAGTAGAAGTATTATCTGGTTTATCATCCAATGAAAGATATATTATTTCGGCTGATGGCAAATTGTTTAACGGGGCTAAGGTAATCCCATCTCCAGCCCCTTAA
- a CDS encoding TolC family protein: MKNNLYILTFCFLSFVSILNAQDIIPISKADVLNRVKEGNQTIKISKEDFNQARADYRQTNAIFLPNIAVSHTGISTTNPLMAFGSKLNQELLTANDFNPALLNDPDQTQNFATRIEVKQPLINMDGLYQRKAAKSKMEAMTFQIERTNDYLMFEVNKAYMQLQLAYKAVDVLKKALQAAESNKKLADNSFKQGYLQQADVLAVEVRVTEVKNQLQMAKSHVENASDYISFLMNDTSNALLKPTDSLTINNFDLVAASQVSTERSDIKAMQLASNAYESMNKADKMTFLPTLNAFGSYELYDDNVFQGDANGYLVGVQLSWTILDGTKRFGKSQKSSAAYEKSKLQYEQYLSQSQLELNKAKRMFMDAENKLQLSKLAMEQSHESLRIRTNRFEEGLEKTSDLLIAETQFAQKQLEYYQTIFEYNYAQAYLQFLTKA, encoded by the coding sequence ATGAAAAACAACTTATACATTTTAACTTTTTGTTTTTTAAGTTTTGTTTCTATTCTTAATGCTCAAGATATTATTCCAATATCTAAAGCAGATGTGTTAAACAGGGTTAAAGAAGGTAATCAAACCATTAAAATTTCAAAAGAGGATTTCAATCAAGCTAGAGCAGATTACAGACAAACCAATGCCATTTTTTTACCAAACATAGCAGTGTCCCATACAGGGATTTCTACAACCAATCCTTTGATGGCTTTTGGTTCAAAATTAAATCAGGAACTATTGACTGCCAATGATTTCAACCCAGCATTATTAAATGATCCTGATCAAACCCAAAATTTTGCAACACGCATTGAAGTGAAACAACCACTTATAAATATGGATGGGCTTTATCAGCGCAAAGCAGCTAAAAGTAAGATGGAAGCCATGACTTTTCAAATCGAAAGAACCAATGACTATTTGATGTTTGAAGTCAATAAAGCGTATATGCAATTGCAATTAGCTTATAAAGCAGTGGATGTTTTAAAAAAGGCACTTCAAGCAGCAGAATCAAATAAAAAATTAGCAGATAACAGCTTTAAACAAGGCTATTTACAACAAGCCGATGTGTTGGCTGTAGAAGTTAGAGTTACTGAGGTGAAGAATCAGCTACAAATGGCTAAGAGTCATGTTGAAAACGCTTCAGATTATATATCATTCCTTATGAACGATACCAGCAATGCTCTACTAAAACCTACAGATAGTTTAACGATCAACAATTTTGATTTAGTTGCAGCATCTCAAGTATCCACAGAACGTTCAGATATTAAAGCCATGCAATTAGCATCCAACGCCTATGAAAGCATGAACAAAGCTGATAAAATGACGTTTCTGCCTACTTTAAATGCTTTTGGAAGTTATGAATTATATGATGACAACGTTTTTCAAGGTGATGCGAATGGCTATTTAGTGGGTGTCCAATTAAGTTGGACTATTTTGGATGGTACTAAGCGTTTTGGGAAATCTCAAAAAAGTAGCGCTGCATATGAAAAATCAAAACTACAATACGAGCAATATCTATCACAAAGTCAGTTAGAATTGAATAAAGCCAAACGTATGTTTATGGATGCTGAAAACAAATTACAGCTTTCAAAACTTGCCATGGAACAATCCCATGAATCTTTAAGAATTAGAACAAATCGTTTTGAAGAAGGCTTGGAAAAAACATCAGACTTATTAATAGCAGAAACACAGTTCGCACAAAAACAATTAGAATATTACCAAACCATTTTTGAGTATAACTATGCGCAAGCATACTTACAATTTTTAACTAAAGCTTAA
- a CDS encoding tyrosine-type recombinase/integrase yields MNLILSILSNQKMNAYLKEIAGVCEIEKELTIHIARHTFAITVTLTNGVPIESVSKMLGHKNLRTTQHYAKVLDRKVSEDMKILKEKFTINSKNQKTQAS; encoded by the coding sequence GTGAATTTAATACTCTCTATTCTATCCAATCAAAAAATGAATGCCTATTTAAAAGAAATTGCTGGAGTTTGTGAAATTGAAAAAGAACTAACCATCCATATTGCCCGACACACTTTTGCAATAACTGTAACGCTCACTAATGGAGTTCCTATTGAAAGCGTTAGTAAAATGCTTGGACATAAAAATTTGAGAACTACTCAGCATTATGCAAAAGTTTTGGATAGAAAAGTAAGTGAAGATATGAAGATTTTGAAAGAGAAATTTACTATCAATTCAAAAAATCAAAAAACGCAAGCTTCCTAA
- a CDS encoding TolC family protein, translating into MKTNIILFLVMMSFSLGYSQSNIDTILTEIAKNNKTIQANMNYWNAQKVQYKTGNTLYNPTIEYDYLKGSPANAGNQTDIIVTQSFDFPTVYGKKNELAKQLSTQADLQLKAANQELLLEAKKICIELVYRNKLQVPLTKRKEATEKWLANFKKKLDNGDGTILDVNKAEIQLLEIKKQFQDNASAIAKLNEKLTSLNGGTAIILTDVVYFNVPVIPNFETLEKEIEAQDYIRKTLEQEKVIAQKQIEVSKALALPKMEIGYHYQGILGQTYNGIHTGILLPLWESKNTVKLQKAKMVYAEGALSDHTNDYYYEIKQLYGRYESLKSILADYEKINQSVEPIKLLDKALSAGQISVLEYFVELNYYNDSQNSYLEIEKEYYDVVASLLKYKL; encoded by the coding sequence ATGAAAACTAACATAATTCTATTTTTAGTAATGATGTCATTTAGTTTGGGATATTCTCAATCCAATATTGATACTATTTTAACTGAAATTGCTAAAAACAATAAGACCATTCAAGCCAATATGAACTATTGGAATGCTCAAAAAGTGCAATACAAAACAGGTAATACATTATACAATCCAACGATTGAGTATGATTATTTAAAAGGAAGTCCTGCCAATGCAGGAAATCAAACAGATATTATTGTAACGCAATCTTTTGATTTCCCAACTGTTTATGGAAAGAAGAACGAGTTAGCTAAACAATTAAGCACTCAAGCCGATTTGCAATTGAAAGCGGCTAATCAAGAGTTGCTTTTGGAAGCTAAAAAGATTTGTATTGAATTGGTTTACCGAAATAAATTGCAAGTTCCGTTGACTAAAAGAAAAGAAGCTACTGAAAAGTGGTTGGCCAATTTCAAGAAGAAATTGGATAATGGCGATGGCACTATTTTGGATGTAAACAAAGCCGAAATTCAATTGTTAGAAATCAAAAAACAGTTTCAAGACAATGCTTCTGCTATTGCAAAACTCAATGAAAAACTAACAAGTTTAAATGGTGGAACTGCAATAATTCTTACTGATGTTGTGTATTTTAATGTTCCTGTCATTCCAAATTTTGAAACCTTGGAAAAGGAAATTGAAGCACAAGATTATATTCGAAAAACGTTAGAACAAGAAAAAGTAATTGCTCAAAAACAAATTGAAGTAAGCAAAGCATTAGCCTTACCAAAAATGGAAATCGGTTATCATTATCAAGGTATTTTAGGACAAACCTATAACGGAATTCATACAGGAATTTTATTACCATTATGGGAAAGCAAAAACACCGTTAAGCTTCAAAAAGCAAAAATGGTTTATGCAGAAGGAGCTTTGTCAGACCATACCAATGACTATTATTACGAAATAAAGCAGCTTTATGGTCGTTATGAAAGTTTGAAAAGTATTTTAGCTGATTATGAAAAAATAAACCAATCTGTTGAACCTATAAAATTATTGGATAAAGCGTTATCAGCAGGACAAATTTCGGTTTTGGAATATTTTGTAGAGCTTAATTATTACAATGACTCTCAAAATTCCTATTTAGAAATAGAAAAGGAATATTATGATGTTGTAGCTAGTTTGTTGAAGTATAAATTATAG
- a CDS encoding efflux RND transporter permease subunit: MLNKIIKFSLQNRFFVVIASVLLLIFGSVVASKMEVDVFPDLTAPTVVVLTEAHGMAPEEVEKLVTFPIETSVNGATNVRRVRSSSSAGISIVWVEFEWDTDIYKARQIVNEKITAVAEKLPQGVGNPTMGPQSSIMGEIMLVSVTADKTSQIDLRTIADWTIRPRLLATGGVSQVVVIGGEYKQYQILASPQKMNYYNISLNELLKASEEANGNSSGGFMNEYNNEYIVKGIGRTNEIQALGKSLIKMQHGNPIKIEDVAEIKIEASLKIGDGSLKGEPAVIMTVMKQPSTNTLELTETIDASIADIQKNLPKDVHINTKIFRQADFINASISNIQKTLLEGTAFVIIILFLFLMNWRATFISLLAIPISLIVAILTLKWLGFTINTMSLGGMAIAIGDLVDDAIIDVENVFKRLKENALKPKSEQKDKLTVIFDGSFEIRSSVINATFIIIVAFLPLFFLSGMVGKLLAPLGIAFIVALFASLIVSITLTPVLASYLLTNDKMLLKQHKESWLVERLQKVYSNALNKVMEIKKAVLIVAGGLFLVSLFVMSQLGRSFLPEFNEGSLVISAVSLPGISLEESNKIGTQVEKALLSVPEIKITTRRTGRAELDEHAQGVNAGEIDAPFTLDERSREEFMADVREKLAGVTGANITIGQPIGHRIDHMLSGTRANIAIKIFGNDLNKLFTLSNEIKAKIQNIEGLVDLSVEQQVEIPQIQIKAKRDLLNQYGITIGQFNKFVDVAFAGEKVSEIYEGNKTFDLILRFDDANKGKMENIKNAMIDTHDGKKIPLYYVADIVSTSGPNTINRENVQRKTVVSANVSGRDQKSVVADIQKIINEEVKLPEEYHIEYGGQFEAEAEASKTLVLTSLISLLVIFLILYQEFKKVKIASIILLNLPLALIGGVFSIYFTSGILSIPAIIGFITLFGVATRNGVLLISHYETLEKEGLSLYETVIQGSKDRLSPILMTALTAGLALIPLAIASDLPGNEIQSPMAKVILGGLLTSTLLNIFIVPVVYYLSNRKKVINEN, translated from the coding sequence ATGTTAAATAAAATAATTAAATTTTCACTACAAAACCGATTTTTTGTAGTGATAGCATCGGTTTTACTGTTGATTTTTGGTAGCGTTGTTGCTTCAAAAATGGAAGTAGATGTGTTTCCTGATTTGACTGCTCCAACAGTTGTTGTACTTACTGAAGCGCACGGTATGGCTCCTGAAGAAGTAGAAAAATTGGTTACATTTCCTATTGAAACTTCGGTAAATGGTGCAACCAATGTTCGACGTGTTCGTTCTTCATCCTCTGCAGGAATTTCTATTGTGTGGGTGGAGTTTGAATGGGACACGGATATTTACAAAGCAAGACAAATTGTAAATGAGAAAATAACCGCAGTAGCTGAAAAATTACCACAAGGAGTTGGAAATCCTACAATGGGTCCACAATCTTCTATCATGGGAGAAATTATGTTGGTCAGTGTAACAGCAGATAAAACTTCTCAAATTGATTTACGAACCATTGCCGATTGGACGATACGACCAAGATTATTAGCAACAGGCGGAGTATCCCAAGTAGTTGTAATTGGCGGAGAATACAAGCAGTATCAAATTTTGGCTTCGCCTCAAAAGATGAACTATTATAATATTTCACTGAATGAATTATTAAAAGCAAGTGAAGAAGCCAATGGTAATTCCTCTGGTGGTTTTATGAATGAATACAATAACGAATACATCGTTAAAGGTATTGGTAGAACTAATGAAATTCAAGCTTTAGGCAAATCTTTAATTAAAATGCAGCATGGAAATCCCATCAAAATTGAAGATGTTGCCGAAATTAAAATTGAGGCTTCTTTAAAAATTGGTGATGGTTCGTTAAAAGGAGAACCTGCTGTAATTATGACCGTAATGAAGCAACCTTCAACCAATACGTTAGAACTTACAGAAACTATTGATGCTTCGATTGCCGATATTCAGAAGAATTTGCCAAAAGATGTGCATATTAATACTAAAATTTTCCGTCAGGCTGATTTTATTAATGCCTCCATCAGTAACATTCAGAAAACTTTATTGGAAGGAACTGCTTTTGTAATCATCATTTTGTTTTTATTCTTGATGAATTGGAGAGCAACGTTTATATCCTTATTGGCGATTCCAATTTCATTAATTGTTGCGATATTAACTTTAAAATGGCTTGGTTTTACCATCAATACTATGAGTTTAGGAGGTATGGCAATTGCTATTGGCGATTTGGTTGATGATGCTATTATTGATGTGGAAAACGTGTTTAAACGACTCAAAGAAAATGCCCTAAAACCAAAATCAGAACAAAAGGACAAACTGACTGTAATTTTTGATGGTTCATTTGAAATTAGAAGTTCCGTTATTAATGCAACCTTTATTATTATCGTTGCCTTTTTACCCTTGTTTTTTTTATCAGGAATGGTAGGGAAATTATTAGCTCCGCTTGGAATTGCTTTTATAGTAGCGTTGTTTGCATCGTTAATTGTTTCAATCACACTAACGCCTGTATTGGCAAGTTACTTATTGACTAATGATAAAATGCTTTTAAAACAGCACAAAGAAAGTTGGCTGGTAGAACGTTTGCAAAAAGTATATTCCAATGCTTTGAACAAAGTTATGGAAATAAAAAAAGCAGTATTGATTGTTGCGGGTGGTTTATTTTTAGTTTCCTTGTTTGTAATGAGCCAATTGGGTAGAAGTTTTTTACCCGAATTTAACGAAGGTTCATTAGTAATTAGTGCAGTTAGCCTGCCTGGAATATCATTAGAGGAAAGCAACAAAATAGGTACGCAAGTCGAAAAAGCATTACTATCTGTTCCGGAAATAAAAATTACAACCCGAAGAACCGGAAGAGCCGAACTCGATGAACACGCACAAGGTGTAAATGCTGGCGAAATTGATGCACCATTTACACTTGACGAGAGAAGCCGTGAGGAATTTATGGCTGATGTTCGAGAAAAACTAGCAGGAGTTACGGGAGCTAATATTACTATTGGGCAACCCATTGGACATCGTATCGACCATATGCTATCGGGAACGAGAGCCAATATTGCCATTAAGATTTTTGGTAATGATTTGAATAAACTTTTTACACTTTCTAATGAAATAAAAGCTAAAATTCAGAATATTGAAGGATTGGTAGATTTGAGTGTGGAACAACAAGTGGAAATCCCACAAATTCAAATTAAAGCTAAACGTGATCTATTGAACCAATACGGAATTACAATTGGTCAGTTCAATAAATTTGTTGACGTGGCTTTTGCAGGTGAAAAAGTATCTGAAATTTATGAAGGTAATAAAACTTTCGATTTGATACTTCGCTTTGATGATGCCAACAAAGGCAAAATGGAAAACATCAAAAATGCGATGATTGATACTCACGATGGTAAAAAAATACCATTGTATTATGTAGCCGATATTGTAAGCACATCGGGACCAAATACCATCAATAGAGAAAATGTACAACGTAAAACGGTTGTTTCTGCGAATGTTTCGGGTCGTGACCAAAAAAGTGTTGTAGCGGATATTCAAAAAATCATTAATGAAGAAGTAAAATTACCTGAAGAATATCATATCGAATATGGCGGACAATTTGAAGCCGAAGCTGAAGCATCAAAAACATTGGTGTTAACTTCACTTATTTCGTTATTGGTTATCTTCTTAATTCTATATCAAGAATTTAAAAAGGTTAAAATAGCTTCCATCATTTTGTTGAATCTACCTTTGGCATTAATTGGTGGTGTTTTCAGTATTTACTTTACTAGTGGTATTTTGAGTATTCCAGCTATTATTGGTTTTATAACGTTGTTTGGTGTAGCAACCCGAAACGGAGTTTTATTAATTTCTCATTATGAAACTTTAGAAAAAGAAGGATTATCGCTTTATGAAACCGTTATTCAAGGTTCAAAAGACCGATTAAGTCCCATTTTAATGACTGCACTAACCGCAGGATTGGCTTTAATTCCGCTAGCTATTGCAAGTGATTTACCAGGAAATGAAATTCAAAGTCCGATGGCAAAAGTTATTTTGGGTGGTTTATTGACTTCAACCTTATTGAACATTTTTATTGTTCCTGTGGTGTATTATTTGTCTAATCGAAAAAAAGTAATAAATGAAAACTAA
- a CDS encoding four helix bundle protein encodes MKKENIIVTKSFDFALHIIELYKQLVKQKEYVVSKQLLRSGTSIGANVQEATATISKKDFTAKMSISSKEARETKYWLQLLDRSKLVDLDYSKLIDDVDQLINILTAIVKSSQNND; translated from the coding sequence ATGAAGAAAGAAAATATTATAGTAACTAAGTCTTTTGATTTTGCGTTACATATAATTGAGTTATACAAACAGTTGGTGAAACAGAAAGAATATGTTGTGTCAAAGCAATTATTGCGAAGTGGTACAAGTATTGGCGCAAATGTTCAGGAAGCAACTGCTACAATATCTAAAAAAGATTTTACAGCAAAAATGTCAATCTCATCAAAAGAAGCAAGAGAAACAAAATATTGGTTACAATTGCTTGATAGAAGTAAATTAGTAGATTTAGACTATTCAAAATTAATTGATGATGTTGATCAACTCATCAATATTCTTACAGCAATAGTCAAATCGTCTCAGAATAATGATTAA